A window of Argopecten irradians isolate NY chromosome 1, Ai_NY, whole genome shotgun sequence contains these coding sequences:
- the LOC138314516 gene encoding scavenger receptor cysteine-rich domain-containing protein DMBT1-like isoform X2 yields the protein MIVIFCLLLLHVRTVCTASLDRTNTALVHYERGSNQCMLCPHAFRFSTPGTHQHHHGDQWNMCVHISWDRDPCNYNVPKCIPYLDEVYPIFGKTYLRVEYKNSREMWALLDSVICENNCCPEISHLFPAVSIPPQTTAVLTSTAAPENLKVRLMDGPSALEGRVEVFHDGRWGTVCDDDWDDDDARVVCRMLGYSGIQATHTSKARYGSGQGPIWLDETQCSGQETNLGQCSFVPFGHGDCDHTEDAGVICQALSSSAAITTTAVPREMLKIRLVNGPSAHKGRVEVFHNGVWGTVCDDNWDDDDARVVCRMLGYNTVQATHTSKARYGSGQGPIWLDETQCSGQETNLGQCSFVPFGHGDCDHTEDAGVICQAIPTPSTTTTAIPTPSTTTTSTTTTASTTSTPSTTSTAFTTSTPSTTTTPSTTSTASTSTTPSTTTTPSTTTTLSTTTKTSVAGSLGTSKKPTTSGQWFVFGGGSIIG from the exons ATG ATCGTGATTTTCTGCCTGCTCCTTCTGCACGTGCGGACCGTGTGTACTGCCAGTCTGGACAGGACAAATACCGCACTGGTACATTACGAGAGAGGATCAAACCAATGCATGTTATGTCCACATGCCTTCCGCTTCAGTACCCCGGGCACACATCAGCACCACCATGGCGACCAGTGGAATATGTGTGTCCACATATCCTGGGATCGTGATCCCTGTAATTATAATGTTCCTAAGTGTATTCCCTACCTAGATGAGGTGTATCCCATCTTCGGTAAAACGTACCTCCGGGTGGAATACAAAAACTCACGG gAAATGTGGGCTTTGCTTGACAGTGTAATATGCGAAAACAACTGTTGTCCAG aaatttcacatttattccCAGCAGTCTCAATACCACCACAGACTACGGCTGTGTTGACTTCTACAGCAGCCCCAG AAAATCTGAAAGTGCGGCTGATGGACGGCCCGAGTGCCTTAGAGGGCCGTGTAGAGGTGTTCCACGACGGTAGATGGGGTACAGTTTGTGACGATGACTGGGACGATGATGACGCGAGAGTTGTTTGTCGTATGCTAGGATACTCAGG TATCCAGGCTACTCATACGTCAAAGGCGAGGTATGGCAGCGGTCAAGGCCCTATCTGGCTGGACGAGACACAGTGTAGTGGACAGGAAACTAACCTTGGTCAGTGTAGCTTTGTCCCGTTTGGTCATGGGGACTGTGACCACACCGAGGACGCAGGGGTCATATGTCAAG CACTGTCGTCTTCTGCCGCGATAACGACAACAGCTGTACCTCGAG AAATGTTGAAAATTCGTCTTGTGAACGGACCTAGTGCACATAAAGGGCGCGTGGAGGTATTCCACAATGGCGTTTGGGGAACTGTTTGCGATGACAACtgggatgatgatgatgcaaGAGTAGTTTGCAGAATGCTCGGCTATAACAC TGTTCAGGCTACTCATACGTCAAAGGCGAGGTATGGCAGCGGTCAAGGCCCTATCTGGCTGGACGAGACACAGTGTAGTGGACAGGAAACTAACCTTGGTCAGTGTAGCTTTGTCCCGTTTGGTCATGGGGACTGTGACCACACCGAGGACGCAGGGGTCATATGTCAAG CAATCCCAACGCCCTCTACGACAACAACAGCAATCCCAACGCCCTCTACGACAACAACGTCTACGACAACAACGGCCTCTACGACATCAACGCCCTCTACGACATCAACGGCCTTTACGACATCAACGCCCTCTACGACAACAACGCCCTCTACGACATCAACGGCCTCTACGAGCACAACGCCCTCTACGACAACAACGCCCTCTACGACAACAACGCTCTCTACGACAACGAAAACCTCAGTGGCAGGATCATTAGGAACATCAAAGAAACCAACAACGT CTGGACAATGGTTCGTTTTTGGCGGAGGAAGTA TCATAGGCTAA
- the LOC138314516 gene encoding soluble scavenger receptor cysteine-rich domain-containing protein SSC5D-like isoform X3: MIVIFCLLLLHVRTVCTASLDRTNTALVHYERGSNQCMLCPHAFRFSTPGTHQHHHGDQWNMCVHISWDRDPCNYNVPKCIPYLDEVYPIFGKTYLRVEYKNSREMWALLDSVICENNCCPEISHLFPAVSIPPQTTAVLTSTAAPENLKVRLMDGPSALEGRVEVFHDGRWGTVCDDDWDDDDARVVCRMLGYSGIQATHTSKARYGSGQGPIWLDETQCSGQETNLGQCSFVPFGHGDCDHTEDAGVICQEMLKIRLVNGPSAHKGRVEVFHNGVWGTVCDDNWDDDDARVVCRMLGYNTVQATHTSKARYGSGQGPIWLDETQCSGQETNLGQCSFVPFGHGDCDHTEDAGVICQAVSIPTTTTSTAIPTPSTTTTAIPTPSTTTTSTTTTASTTSTPSTTSTAFTTSTPSTTTTPSTTSTASTSTTPSTTTTPSTTTTLSTTTKTSVAGSLGTSKKPTTSGQWFVFGGGSIIG, translated from the exons ATG ATCGTGATTTTCTGCCTGCTCCTTCTGCACGTGCGGACCGTGTGTACTGCCAGTCTGGACAGGACAAATACCGCACTGGTACATTACGAGAGAGGATCAAACCAATGCATGTTATGTCCACATGCCTTCCGCTTCAGTACCCCGGGCACACATCAGCACCACCATGGCGACCAGTGGAATATGTGTGTCCACATATCCTGGGATCGTGATCCCTGTAATTATAATGTTCCTAAGTGTATTCCCTACCTAGATGAGGTGTATCCCATCTTCGGTAAAACGTACCTCCGGGTGGAATACAAAAACTCACGG gAAATGTGGGCTTTGCTTGACAGTGTAATATGCGAAAACAACTGTTGTCCAG aaatttcacatttattccCAGCAGTCTCAATACCACCACAGACTACGGCTGTGTTGACTTCTACAGCAGCCCCAG AAAATCTGAAAGTGCGGCTGATGGACGGCCCGAGTGCCTTAGAGGGCCGTGTAGAGGTGTTCCACGACGGTAGATGGGGTACAGTTTGTGACGATGACTGGGACGATGATGACGCGAGAGTTGTTTGTCGTATGCTAGGATACTCAGG TATCCAGGCTACTCATACGTCAAAGGCGAGGTATGGCAGCGGTCAAGGCCCTATCTGGCTGGACGAGACACAGTGTAGTGGACAGGAAACTAACCTTGGTCAGTGTAGCTTTGTCCCGTTTGGTCATGGGGACTGTGACCACACCGAGGACGCAGGGGTCATATGTCAAG AAATGTTGAAAATTCGTCTTGTGAACGGACCTAGTGCACATAAAGGGCGCGTGGAGGTATTCCACAATGGCGTTTGGGGAACTGTTTGCGATGACAACtgggatgatgatgatgcaaGAGTAGTTTGCAGAATGCTCGGCTATAACAC TGTTCAGGCTACTCATACGTCAAAGGCGAGGTATGGCAGCGGTCAAGGCCCTATCTGGCTGGACGAGACACAGTGTAGTGGACAGGAAACTAACCTTGGTCAGTGTAGCTTTGTCCCGTTTGGTCATGGGGACTGTGACCACACCGAGGACGCAGGGGTCATATGTCAAG CGGTATCAATACCAACAACTACAACCTCAACAGCAATCCCAACGCCCTCTACGACAACAACAGCAATCCCAACGCCCTCTACGACAACAACGTCTACGACAACAACGGCCTCTACGACATCAACGCCCTCTACGACATCAACGGCCTTTACGACATCAACGCCCTCTACGACAACAACGCCCTCTACGACATCAACGGCCTCTACGAGCACAACGCCCTCTACGACAACAACGCCCTCTACGACAACAACGCTCTCTACGACAACGAAAACCTCAGTGGCAGGATCATTAGGAACATCAAAGAAACCAACAACGT CTGGACAATGGTTCGTTTTTGGCGGAGGAAGTA TCATAGGCTAA
- the LOC138314516 gene encoding scavenger receptor cysteine-rich domain-containing protein DMBT1-like isoform X1, producing MIVIFCLLLLHVRTVCTASLDRTNTALVHYERGSNQCMLCPHAFRFSTPGTHQHHHGDQWNMCVHISWDRDPCNYNVPKCIPYLDEVYPIFGKTYLRVEYKNSREMWALLDSVICENNCCPEISHLFPAVSIPPQTTAVLTSTAAPENLKVRLMDGPSALEGRVEVFHDGRWGTVCDDDWDDDDARVVCRMLGYSGIQATHTSKARYGSGQGPIWLDETQCSGQETNLGQCSFVPFGHGDCDHTEDAGVICQALSSSAAITTTAVPREMLKIRLVNGPSAHKGRVEVFHNGVWGTVCDDNWDDDDARVVCRMLGYNTVQATHTSKARYGSGQGPIWLDETQCSGQETNLGQCSFVPFGHGDCDHTEDAGVICQAVSIPTTTTSTAIPTPSTTTTAIPTPSTTTTSTTTTASTTSTPSTTSTAFTTSTPSTTTTPSTTSTASTSTTPSTTTTPSTTTTLSTTTKTSVAGSLGTSKKPTTSGQWFVFGGGSIIG from the exons ATG ATCGTGATTTTCTGCCTGCTCCTTCTGCACGTGCGGACCGTGTGTACTGCCAGTCTGGACAGGACAAATACCGCACTGGTACATTACGAGAGAGGATCAAACCAATGCATGTTATGTCCACATGCCTTCCGCTTCAGTACCCCGGGCACACATCAGCACCACCATGGCGACCAGTGGAATATGTGTGTCCACATATCCTGGGATCGTGATCCCTGTAATTATAATGTTCCTAAGTGTATTCCCTACCTAGATGAGGTGTATCCCATCTTCGGTAAAACGTACCTCCGGGTGGAATACAAAAACTCACGG gAAATGTGGGCTTTGCTTGACAGTGTAATATGCGAAAACAACTGTTGTCCAG aaatttcacatttattccCAGCAGTCTCAATACCACCACAGACTACGGCTGTGTTGACTTCTACAGCAGCCCCAG AAAATCTGAAAGTGCGGCTGATGGACGGCCCGAGTGCCTTAGAGGGCCGTGTAGAGGTGTTCCACGACGGTAGATGGGGTACAGTTTGTGACGATGACTGGGACGATGATGACGCGAGAGTTGTTTGTCGTATGCTAGGATACTCAGG TATCCAGGCTACTCATACGTCAAAGGCGAGGTATGGCAGCGGTCAAGGCCCTATCTGGCTGGACGAGACACAGTGTAGTGGACAGGAAACTAACCTTGGTCAGTGTAGCTTTGTCCCGTTTGGTCATGGGGACTGTGACCACACCGAGGACGCAGGGGTCATATGTCAAG CACTGTCGTCTTCTGCCGCGATAACGACAACAGCTGTACCTCGAG AAATGTTGAAAATTCGTCTTGTGAACGGACCTAGTGCACATAAAGGGCGCGTGGAGGTATTCCACAATGGCGTTTGGGGAACTGTTTGCGATGACAACtgggatgatgatgatgcaaGAGTAGTTTGCAGAATGCTCGGCTATAACAC TGTTCAGGCTACTCATACGTCAAAGGCGAGGTATGGCAGCGGTCAAGGCCCTATCTGGCTGGACGAGACACAGTGTAGTGGACAGGAAACTAACCTTGGTCAGTGTAGCTTTGTCCCGTTTGGTCATGGGGACTGTGACCACACCGAGGACGCAGGGGTCATATGTCAAG CGGTATCAATACCAACAACTACAACCTCAACAGCAATCCCAACGCCCTCTACGACAACAACAGCAATCCCAACGCCCTCTACGACAACAACGTCTACGACAACAACGGCCTCTACGACATCAACGCCCTCTACGACATCAACGGCCTTTACGACATCAACGCCCTCTACGACAACAACGCCCTCTACGACATCAACGGCCTCTACGAGCACAACGCCCTCTACGACAACAACGCCCTCTACGACAACAACGCTCTCTACGACAACGAAAACCTCAGTGGCAGGATCATTAGGAACATCAAAGAAACCAACAACGT CTGGACAATGGTTCGTTTTTGGCGGAGGAAGTA TCATAGGCTAA
- the LOC138314516 gene encoding soluble scavenger receptor cysteine-rich domain-containing protein SSC5D-like isoform X4 has product MIVIFCLLLLHVRTVCTASLDRTNTALVHYERGSNQCMLCPHAFRFSTPGTHQHHHGDQWNMCVHISWDRDPCNYNVPKCIPYLDEVYPIFGKTYLRVEYKNSREMWALLDSVICENNCCPEISHLFPAVSIPPQTTAVLTSTAAPENLKVRLMDGPSALEGRVEVFHDGRWGTVCDDDWDDDDARVVCRMLGYSGIQATHTSKARYGSGQGPIWLDETQCSGQETNLGQCSFVPFGHGDCDHTEDAGVICQALSSSAAITTTAVPREMLKIRLVNGPSAHKGRVEVFHNGVWGTVCDDNWDDDDARVVCRMLGYNTVQATHTSKARYGSGQGPIWLDETQCSGQETNLGQCSFVPFGHGDCDHTEDAGVICQAIPTPSTTTTSTTTTASTTSTPSTTSTAFTTSTPSTTTTPSTTSTASTSTTPSTTTTPSTTTTLSTTTKTSVAGSLGTSKKPTTSGQWFVFGGGSIIG; this is encoded by the exons ATG ATCGTGATTTTCTGCCTGCTCCTTCTGCACGTGCGGACCGTGTGTACTGCCAGTCTGGACAGGACAAATACCGCACTGGTACATTACGAGAGAGGATCAAACCAATGCATGTTATGTCCACATGCCTTCCGCTTCAGTACCCCGGGCACACATCAGCACCACCATGGCGACCAGTGGAATATGTGTGTCCACATATCCTGGGATCGTGATCCCTGTAATTATAATGTTCCTAAGTGTATTCCCTACCTAGATGAGGTGTATCCCATCTTCGGTAAAACGTACCTCCGGGTGGAATACAAAAACTCACGG gAAATGTGGGCTTTGCTTGACAGTGTAATATGCGAAAACAACTGTTGTCCAG aaatttcacatttattccCAGCAGTCTCAATACCACCACAGACTACGGCTGTGTTGACTTCTACAGCAGCCCCAG AAAATCTGAAAGTGCGGCTGATGGACGGCCCGAGTGCCTTAGAGGGCCGTGTAGAGGTGTTCCACGACGGTAGATGGGGTACAGTTTGTGACGATGACTGGGACGATGATGACGCGAGAGTTGTTTGTCGTATGCTAGGATACTCAGG TATCCAGGCTACTCATACGTCAAAGGCGAGGTATGGCAGCGGTCAAGGCCCTATCTGGCTGGACGAGACACAGTGTAGTGGACAGGAAACTAACCTTGGTCAGTGTAGCTTTGTCCCGTTTGGTCATGGGGACTGTGACCACACCGAGGACGCAGGGGTCATATGTCAAG CACTGTCGTCTTCTGCCGCGATAACGACAACAGCTGTACCTCGAG AAATGTTGAAAATTCGTCTTGTGAACGGACCTAGTGCACATAAAGGGCGCGTGGAGGTATTCCACAATGGCGTTTGGGGAACTGTTTGCGATGACAACtgggatgatgatgatgcaaGAGTAGTTTGCAGAATGCTCGGCTATAACAC TGTTCAGGCTACTCATACGTCAAAGGCGAGGTATGGCAGCGGTCAAGGCCCTATCTGGCTGGACGAGACACAGTGTAGTGGACAGGAAACTAACCTTGGTCAGTGTAGCTTTGTCCCGTTTGGTCATGGGGACTGTGACCACACCGAGGACGCAGGGGTCATATGTCAAG CAATCCCAACGCCCTCTACGACAACAACGTCTACGACAACAACGGCCTCTACGACATCAACGCCCTCTACGACATCAACGGCCTTTACGACATCAACGCCCTCTACGACAACAACGCCCTCTACGACATCAACGGCCTCTACGAGCACAACGCCCTCTACGACAACAACGCCCTCTACGACAACAACGCTCTCTACGACAACGAAAACCTCAGTGGCAGGATCATTAGGAACATCAAAGAAACCAACAACGT CTGGACAATGGTTCGTTTTTGGCGGAGGAAGTA TCATAGGCTAA